A single Anopheles maculipalpis chromosome 3RL, idAnoMacuDA_375_x, whole genome shotgun sequence DNA region contains:
- the LOC126562548 gene encoding casein kinase II subunit alpha, whose product MTLPSSARVYADVNSHKPREYWDYENYIVDWVNQDDYQLVRKLGRGKYSEVFEAIKMTSNEKCVVKILKPVKKKKIKREIKILENLRGGTNIITLLAVVKDPVSRTPALIFEHVNNTDFKQLYQTLSDYDIRYYLYELLKALDYCHSLGIMHRDVKPHNVMIDHENRKLRLIDWGLAEFYHPGQEYNVRVASRYFKGPELLVDYQMYDYSLDMWSLGCMLASMIFRKEPFFHGHDNYDQLVRIAKVLGTEDLFAYLDKYNIELDPRFNDILSRHSRKRWERFVHSENQHLVSPEGLDFLDKLLRYDHFERLTAREAMDHPYFAIIVNGQMPPPPTSTTKGGTN is encoded by the coding sequence ATGACGCTGCCGAGCAGTGCCCGGGTGTACGCGGATGTAAATTCGCATAAACCACGTGAATATTGGGACTACGAGAACTACATCGTCGATTGGGTGAACCAGGATGACTACCAGCTAGTGCGGAAATTGGGCCGGGGCAAGTATAGCGAGGTGTTCGAGGCGATCAAAATGACGAGCAACGAGAAGTGCGtggtgaaaattctgaaaccagtgaagaagaaaaagatcaaACGTGAAATCAAGATCCTGGAGAATTTGCGGGGCGGCACCAACATCATCACGCTGCTGGCGGTGGTAAAGGATCCGGTTTCCCGCACACCGGCACTCATCTTCGAGCATGTGAACAATACCGACTTCAAGCAGCTCTACCAAACGCTCAGCGATTACGACATCCGGTACTATCTGTACGAGCTGCTGAAGGCGCTCGACTACTGCCACAGTCTGGGCATCATGCACCGTGACGTGAAGCCACACAACGTTATGATTGACCATGAGAATCGCAAGCTGCGCCTGATCGATTGGGGCCTGGCCGAATTTTACCATCCGGGGCAGGAGTACAACGTCCGGGTGGCGAGCCGCTACTTCAAGGGTCCGGAGCTGCTGGTCGACTACCAGATGTACGATTACTCACTCGATATGTGGTCGCTCGGCTGCATGCTCGCGTCGATGATCTTCCGCAAGGAGCCGTTCTTCCACGGTCACGACAACTACGATCAGCTGGTGCGCATCGCGAAGGTGCTCGGTACCGAGGACCTGTTTGCCTATCTGGACAAATACAACATCGAGCTGGATCCACGCTTTAACGACATCCTGTCGCGCCATTCGCGCAAGCGATGGGAACGTTTCGTCCATTCGGAGAATCAGCATCTGGTGTCGCCAGAAGGGCTCGACTTTTTGGACAAGCTGCTGCGCTACGATCACTTCGAGCGCTTGACAGCGCGGGAGGCCATGGATCATCCGTACTTTGCCATCATCGTGAATGGGCAGATGCCGCCACCGCCAACCTCCACCACCAAGGGTGGCACCAACTAA